GCGAACATGTCCCGGAGGTGGCTGGCCGAGCCCTTCACCATGCCCTCCGCCTCGATGCAGCCCACGCTCCTCCCGGGGGACCAGTTCTATACGGACAAGCGGGTGGCGAGTCCGTGGGGTCGGCCGCTGGAGCGAGGCGAGGTCATCGTCTTCCAGCATCCCGCGCAGCGCGAGCAGCGCTACGTCATGCGCGCGGTGGCGTTGGCGGGTGAGGCGGTGGAGGTGCTCTGCGGACGGCTCTCCATCGACGGCCAGGAGGTGGACAGTCTCCCCTCCAGCGAGGAGGCCTCCTGCCTGGACTCCATGGACTTCCCCACGAGCGACGGGTGCCCGGAGGGCATGGAGCCACGCGAGACGGGGTGCGTGGTGCCCGAGGGACACGTCTTCCTGCTCGGGGACAACCGGGACAACTCCTGGGACTCCCGCTTCTGGGGGCCACTGCCGGTGGAGAACGTGGTGGGCGCGGTGCGCTTCATCCACTTCTCGTGGACACCAGGAGAAGGAATTCGTTGGGCGCGACTCGGCACCCAGGTGCGCTGACCCGGCGCGCCTCCCCACCTGCACCGTTCGCGGTGCGGAGCAATATCGATCGGTCTTGGCGGACGTGAAGAGTGAGGGGGCGGCCCTGGAGCCGCCCCCGCACCTCATGGGCCCACGTTGACGTTCTGGATGATGGCGGTGGCGGCATGGACGTTGAGCCCGAATCGCCCACTGGCGTAGGTGGTGTCAGTGGCGTCGATGACGGGCGTGGTGCCGTCGTTCAGGAACACCTGGAGGCGGGAGCCCTGGGCGACCACCTTGAGGTGGTACGTCCGGCCCGCCAGGATGGGCGTCGAGTACGTGGCGATGTCCCGCCCCGGACGCCACAGCTTGACCACTCCCGTCGTATCCACGTTGGCCGTGTAGTGCTGGGTCGCGTCGGCGTTGGCCCGGAACGTCAGCGCCGCCGCGCCCCCGTAGGTCAGACCTCCGTTGACCACGCGCACGTCGCCCTCATAGGTGAAGTTGCTGCCCGTCTGCGAGCTGAGGAGGAATCCGTCCCCGGACACCGACCCCTGCTTGCCGCCGAGCGACTCGGTCCAGGTGCCCGCGGAGGAACTCCACGGCCCGGTCAGGTTGGTGCGGAAACCGGTGGTATTCACATAGGCGTTCCGCAGGAGGCCCGTGCCATCGAAGACGTTGAACCCGAAGCGCCCACTGGCGTAGGCGGTGTCGGTGGCATCGATGATGGGCGTGGTGCCGTTGTCCAGGAACACCTGGAAGCGGGCGCCCTGGGCGACCACCTTGAGGTGGTACGTCCGGCCCGTCACGATGGGCGCCGGGTACAGTGCGATGTCCCTCCCCGGACGCCACAGCTTGACGCCCATCCCGGCGTGCACGTTGAGCGTGTAGTGCTGGGTCGCGTCCGCGTTGGCTCGGAAGGTCAGCGCCGCCGCCGTCCCACTGACCACGCGCACGTCCCCCTCGTAGGTGAAGTCCGTGCCCGATTGCGCACTCAGATAGAAGCCGTTGGCGGAGCTCCCCGTCGTGCCCTGCTTGCCTCCGGTCACGTCCGACCACGCCCCACCCACCGCCGTCCAGTTCCCGGAGAGGTTGGTGTCGAGCGTGGGCTCGCCCACGCTCCAGGCGGACCCCAGCCGGAAGAGCTGTAGCGAGACCAGCTTCACGCTGCCCCCCTCCGCATAGAGGCGGATACCCTGGCTGGCCGGGGCGGAGTCGAACTTGACGTTGTCGGTCAACGACACCCGGCCGTCGTTGCCGAAGATCTCCAGTTGGCCGCGGTCCACGAGCAGCCGCATCTTCACCCGGCCATTGATGGGCGACATCGCGGCTCCGGACAGCAGCTGCGCGACCCGGTCATACAACACCACGCGATCCGCGGACCCGTCCGCGCGGGCGTGCAGCTTGAAGCCGAAGCGCGATGCCGTGGCCCCCGTGAGGTCGAACTCCGCGAGCAGCTCGTACGTGTCGGCCGAGGTGCCGGCGAGCGGATCCGTCGCCGGGTCGGTGGTGATCGTGCGGTTGGTCCAGGACGCGCTCGAGGTGCGCAGGGACTCGATCTCCGAGATGGGGTAGCGGGTCAGCCGTACGCCCTCGGGGAATGTCTTCAGCTTCAGCTCGGCCGGGAAGGAGGCACTGCCCGTCCAGGTGCTTCCGGTGTTGCTCGGCATCCACGCCATCTGGACCGTCCGCCCGTCGGGCATGTTGCTGAAGACGAGCCCGGCGTAGAACGTGCCTCCGGGGTCGTTGCGGCCCAGGTCCATGCGCTGGGGCACGGTCCACTCCGGCGTGAACGTCGTGCCGTTGAACGCGCCGAGGACGTACTCGCCACTGGCATCGGTCATGACCCATTTGGTGTTGGCCGCGTTGCCGTCCACCGCGAGGGGAAAGAAGTCGGGGCACTCGAAGAGCCAGCCCGCGGA
Above is a window of Cystobacter fuscus DNA encoding:
- the lepB gene encoding signal peptidase I, with the translated sequence MTTISSPPVSRWRRLLAVLLSITPGCGHVLWGRWRRGLVWLGAMLLAQASLPLTGFAGLLLTLGVILGAAVDVARLPPPEAGVPRLGRVLLTLVGFWMGSGIVANMSRRWLAEPFTMPSASMQPTLLPGDQFYTDKRVASPWGRPLERGEVIVFQHPAQREQRYVMRAVALAGEAVEVLCGRLSIDGQEVDSLPSSEEASCLDSMDFPTSDGCPEGMEPRETGCVVPEGHVFLLGDNRDNSWDSRFWGPLPVENVVGAVRFIHFSWTPGEGIRWARLGTQVR
- a CDS encoding GH32 C-terminal domain-containing protein, which codes for MNPRPIRDVVPLMLAALAVALPVSSSHAGSVADYPEFPYPATAYTEPYRGQFHFSSRGGWMNDVNAPLYYNGTYHLFFQHNPHGLAWDTMHWGHATSPDLVHWTQKPMALEPDVHPGDLWSGNGVVDVNNTSGLRTGSESPFVVFSGTNGVIVHYSNDAGRTFQTYDSGRKVITLAGTSRDPKVIWHAPTSRWVLVVWSDAGGNGVNLYSSPDLLHWTYLSRYSAGWLFECPDFFPLAVDGNAANTKWVMTDASGEYVLGAFNGTTFTPEWTVPQRMDLGRNDPGGTFYAGLVFSNMPDGRTVQMAWMPSNTGSTWTGSASFPAELKLKTFPEGVRLTRYPISEIESLRTSSASWTNRTITTDPATDPLAGTSADTYELLAEFDLTGATASRFGFKLHARADGSADRVVLYDRVAQLLSGAAMSPINGRVKMRLLVDRGQLEIFGNDGRVSLTDNVKFDSAPASQGIRLYAEGGSVKLVSLQLFRLGSAWSVGEPTLDTNLSGNWTAVGGAWSDVTGGKQGTTGSSANGFYLSAQSGTDFTYEGDVRVVSGTAAALTFRANADATQHYTLNVHAGMGVKLWRPGRDIALYPAPIVTGRTYHLKVVAQGARFQVFLDNGTTPIIDATDTAYASGRFGFNVFDGTGLLRNAYVNTTGFRTNLTGPWSSSAGTWTESLGGKQGSVSGDGFLLSSQTGSNFTYEGDVRVVNGGLTYGGAAALTFRANADATQHYTANVDTTGVVKLWRPGRDIATYSTPILAGRTYHLKVVAQGSRLQVFLNDGTTPVIDATDTTYASGRFGLNVHAATAIIQNVNVGP